In Vigna unguiculata cultivar IT97K-499-35 chromosome 3, ASM411807v1, whole genome shotgun sequence, a single genomic region encodes these proteins:
- the LOC114176770 gene encoding uncharacterized protein LOC114176770 isoform X2, which yields MEFKFRDDGGNRSTSTTLLAHQRSLSTVPLVSGHHPLRGGFSGIIPAPPRMYPTPVPINSEEAIRQEIEREQIRREIEKEEIRREILAGERARRLELEEEVRRELASERALKMPIHRMEGITYGERGVSLTMIPGMTLHNSVNNNKLCGGPQPQLRPRLEIRQLYKQRPNETLTIKSNAALSVAKCKEMVDDDLSGVKHKEVINVNLGGVKRKRETPFLLDDNHSGTSLEKKPKKDWGCALCQIVTTSEKGLNDHLQGKKHKVKEASFTRKKGKSTTTTLSLQKSNQCEKSDKVVVTMNSGLDARKNGETLQSDMNPAYKGKVEPIEKDLAVEKSQDLGGTDNENEATTTEKEVQKSNATMKKFSFYCAFCEVRTHSEIVMQSHKSGKKHLANIRKHNNPNSSAGGACDAANSENSE from the exons ATGGAATTCAAGTTTCGTGATGATGGCGGAAACCGAAGCACTAGCACAACACTGTTAGCGCACCAGCGCTCTCTCTCCACTGTCCCTCTGGTTTCCGGTCATCACCCATTACGAG GTGGTTTTTCAGGTATTATCCCGGCTCCTCCGAGAATGTACCCAACACCGGTGCCGATCAACTCCGAGGAAGCAATCCGGCAAGAGATTGAAAGGGAACAGATAAGGCGAGAGATAGAGAAAGAGGAAATAAGGAGAGAGATTCTCGCCGGCGAGAGGGCCCGGCGGTTGGAATTGGAGGAGGAGGTGAGGAGGGAACTGGCGTCGGAAAGAGCACTGAAAATGCCGATACACAGGATGGAAGGAATCACTTATGGTGAACGAGGAGTTTCCTTGACTATGATCCCAGGAATGACACTGCACAACTCTGTTAATAACAACAAATTATGTGGTGGACCACAACCCCAGTTACGTCCTAGACTTGAGATTAGACAGTTATATAAGCAGAGGCCAAATGAAACCTTAACTATTAAG TCAAATGCTGCTCTTTCTGTTGCAAAGTGCAAAGAGATGGTAGATGATGATCTTTCTGGTGTGAAGCACAAAGAGGTGATAAATGTTAATCTTGGTGGTGTGAAACGAAAACGGGAGACACCTTTTCTGCTTGATGACAACCATTCTGGAACTAGCTTGGAGAAGAAACCCAAGAAGGATTGGGGTTGTGCATTATGTCAAATTGTTACCACAAGTGAAAAAGGCTTGAATGATCATCTTCAAGGGAAAAAGCACAAGGTTAAAGAAGCATCCTTTACTAGAAAAAAGGGTAAGAGCACCACAACAACGCTGTCATTACAGAAAAGTAACCAGTGTGAGAAATCTGATAAAGTGGTTGTTACCATGAATTCAGGGTTGGATGCAAGAAAGAATGGTGAAACACTTCAATCTGACATGAACCCTGCATACAAAGGTAAAGTGGAACCCATAGAAAAGGATTTGGCTGTGGAGAAAAGCCAAGATTTGGGTGGCAcagataatgaaaatgaagcAACAACCACTGAGAAAGAAGTTCAGAAAAGCAATGCTACAATGAAGAAGTTTAGTTTTTATTGTGCATTTTGTGAGGTTCGAACTCACTCAGAAATTGTGATGCAGAGTCATAAAAGTGGAAAGAAGCATCTGGCTAATATTAGAAAACATAATAACCCAAACAGTTCTGCTGGTGGTGCTTGTGATGCTGCAAATTCTGAGAATTCTGAGTAA
- the LOC114176770 gene encoding uncharacterized protein LOC114176770 isoform X3 has protein sequence MEFKFRDDGGNRSTSTTLLAHQRSLSTVPLVSGHHPLRGGFSGIIPAPPRMYPTPVPINSEEAIRQEIEREQIRREIEKEEIRREILAGERARRLELEEEVRRELASERALKMPIHRMEGITYGERGVSLTMIPGMTLHNSVNNNKLCGGPQPQLRPRLEIRQLYKQRPNETLTIKQSNAALSVAKCKEMVDDDLSGVKHKEVINVNLGGVKRKRETPFLLDDNHSGTSLEKKPKKDWGCALCQIVTTSEKGLNDHLQGKKHKVKEASFTRKKGLDARKNGETLQSDMNPAYKGKVEPIEKDLAVEKSQDLGGTDNENEATTTEKEVQKSNATMKKFSFYCAFCEVRTHSEIVMQSHKSGKKHLANIRKHNNPNSSAGGACDAANSENSE, from the exons ATGGAATTCAAGTTTCGTGATGATGGCGGAAACCGAAGCACTAGCACAACACTGTTAGCGCACCAGCGCTCTCTCTCCACTGTCCCTCTGGTTTCCGGTCATCACCCATTACGAG GTGGTTTTTCAGGTATTATCCCGGCTCCTCCGAGAATGTACCCAACACCGGTGCCGATCAACTCCGAGGAAGCAATCCGGCAAGAGATTGAAAGGGAACAGATAAGGCGAGAGATAGAGAAAGAGGAAATAAGGAGAGAGATTCTCGCCGGCGAGAGGGCCCGGCGGTTGGAATTGGAGGAGGAGGTGAGGAGGGAACTGGCGTCGGAAAGAGCACTGAAAATGCCGATACACAGGATGGAAGGAATCACTTATGGTGAACGAGGAGTTTCCTTGACTATGATCCCAGGAATGACACTGCACAACTCTGTTAATAACAACAAATTATGTGGTGGACCACAACCCCAGTTACGTCCTAGACTTGAGATTAGACAGTTATATAAGCAGAGGCCAAATGAAACCTTAACTATTAAG CAGTCAAATGCTGCTCTTTCTGTTGCAAAGTGCAAAGAGATGGTAGATGATGATCTTTCTGGTGTGAAGCACAAAGAGGTGATAAATGTTAATCTTGGTGGTGTGAAACGAAAACGGGAGACACCTTTTCTGCTTGATGACAACCATTCTGGAACTAGCTTGGAGAAGAAACCCAAGAAGGATTGGGGTTGTGCATTATGTCAAATTGTTACCACAAGTGAAAAAGGCTTGAATGATCATCTTCAAGGGAAAAAGCACAAGGTTAAAGAAGCATCCTTTACTAGAAAAAAGG GGTTGGATGCAAGAAAGAATGGTGAAACACTTCAATCTGACATGAACCCTGCATACAAAGGTAAAGTGGAACCCATAGAAAAGGATTTGGCTGTGGAGAAAAGCCAAGATTTGGGTGGCAcagataatgaaaatgaagcAACAACCACTGAGAAAGAAGTTCAGAAAAGCAATGCTACAATGAAGAAGTTTAGTTTTTATTGTGCATTTTGTGAGGTTCGAACTCACTCAGAAATTGTGATGCAGAGTCATAAAAGTGGAAAGAAGCATCTGGCTAATATTAGAAAACATAATAACCCAAACAGTTCTGCTGGTGGTGCTTGTGATGCTGCAAATTCTGAGAATTCTGAGTAA
- the LOC114178625 gene encoding uncharacterized protein LOC114178625 encodes MKKMKGVVSMDPPFEVYQDQRSRLRHHSLLQDYEDLHKETEVMRRKLQDAEHKRLILEDEVRFLRHRYKYLLKHPIPKPQPKKEVVKSQKLKIQAPIISKGKNYSRKDHTSRSHSSSHLNPNGKIPNVAEVSLQKTSHLFDLNQNARNFTYSKKDSTIHNSASPALDLNHKERIHSSKESTKKSVTPFFDLNQISREEEELQGNSELMRIEEPKRNTQRVGSDEQHNDIKLSACRSVGDGSNRAGKRKISWQDQVALRV; translated from the exons ATGAAGAAGATGAAAGGCGTTGTCTCCATGGACCCTCCTTTTGAGGTCTATCAGGATCAGAGGTCTAGGCTCAGACACCACAGTCTCTTGCAGGATTATGAAGACTTGCACAAG GAAACAGAAGTCATGAGAAGGAAATTGCAGGATGCTGAGCATAAAAGGTTGATACTGGAAGATGAAGTTAG ATTTTTGAGGCATAGATACAAATACTTGCTAAAACATCCTATTCCAAAGCCTCAACCAAAGAAAGAAGTTGTAAAGTCCCAAAAGCTCAAAATTCAAGCTCCCATTATCTCGAAGGGAAAGAATTACAGTAGAAAGGATCATACTTCACGATCCCACTCTTCATCTCATTTGAACCCTAATGGAAAGATACCCAATGTGGCTGAAGTGTCATTGCAAAAAACTAGCCATCTGTTTGATCTAAACCAGAATGCTAGAAATTTTACCTATAGTAAAAAAGACAGTACTATTCACAATTCTGCTTCTCCAGCACTAGACTTGAATCACAAGGAAAGAATTCACAGCAGCAAAGAATCCACAAAGAAGAGTGTAACTCCATTCTTTGACTTGAACCAGATATCG agagaagaagaagagttgCAAGGCAACAGTGAACTAATGAGGATTGAAGAACCAAAGAGAAATACACAGAGAGTTGGAAGTGATGAGCAGCACAACGACATCAAGCTCTCAGCTTGTAGAAGTGTTGGCGATGGATCAAATAGGGCAGGGAAGAGGAAGATTTCATGGCAAGACCAGGTTGCATTGAGGGTTTGA
- the LOC114177740 gene encoding UPF0057 membrane protein At4g30660-like: MPTRCEICCEIMIAILLPPIGVCFRHGCCSVEFIICLLLTILGYIPGIIYALYAIIFVDRDQYFDEYRRPLYSQY; the protein is encoded by the exons ATGCCGACACGTTGTGAAATATGCTGCGAGATAATGATCGCGATCTTGCTTCCACCAATCGGAGTTTGCTTTCGCCACGGTTGTTGCAGC GTTGAATTCATCATCTGTTTGCTCCTCACAATTCTAGGTTATATTCCTGGCATCATTTATGCTCTCTATGCCATTATCTTCGTTGATCGTGACCAGTATTTTGATGAATACAGGCGTCCTCTCTATTCGCAATACTGA
- the LOC114177739 gene encoding F-box protein SKIP1, which produces MNAETEPKESESDWGELTRELLINILSRLSVEDRWRGTMMVCKSWFNAFKEPSLHSVFDLDPQFDSPLESTRWWTPQFEAKIDSMLQSVVKWAQSSLTQIRIRHCSDRSLALVAQRCPNIEVLSIRSCPRVTDDSMSKIALSCKKLRELDISYCYEISHESLVLIGRNCPNLKVLKRNFMNWLDPSQHQGIVPNEYLNACPQDGDDEAVAIANSMPDLKHLEIRFSKLSAKGLNSISQGCPNLEFLDLSGCANLTSRDIANSSSSLVQLKEIKKPNFYIPRSVFHTERYGHWSLYDERFQTDIFRI; this is translated from the exons ATGAACGCGGAAACTGAGCCAAAGGAATCTGAGTCAGATTGGGGCGAGTTGACTCGTGAGTTACTGATCAACATCCTCTCTCGACTCAGCGTTGAGGATCGATGGCGCGGCACCATGATGGTCTGCAAGTCATGGTTCAACGCCTTCAAGGAACCCTCTCTTCACTCTGTTTTCGACCTTGATCCCCAATTCGACTCACCCCTCGAGTCAACTCGCTGGTGGACCCCCCAGTTCGAGGCCAAGATCGATTCCATGCTTCAATCTGTCGTCAAATGGGCCCAATCCTCTCTCACCCAGATACGCATTCGCCACTGCTCCGATCGCTCTCTCGCCCTCGTCGCCCAAAG ATGCCCGAATATTGAGGTGCTGTCTATCAGAAGCTGCCCTCGTGTGACTGATGATTCTATGTCTAAGATAGCTTTGAGTTGTAAGAAGCTAAGGGAATTGGATATCAGCTATTGTTATGAGATAAGCCATGAGTCATTGGTGCTGATTGGAAGAAACTGCCCCAACCTAAAGGTTCTCAAAAGAAATTTCATGAATTGGCTTGATCCTTCCCAACACCAAGGCATTGTTCCTAATGAGTATCTAAATGCTTGTCCACAAGATGGAGATGATGAGGCTGTTGCAATTGCGAATTCCATGCCTGATCTTAAGCATCTTGAGATAAGGTTCTCCAAATTATCAGCCAAGGGTCTCAATTCCATATCTCAGGGATGTCCTAACCTTGAGTTCTTGGATTTGTCTGGGTGTGCTAACCTAACTAGTCGAGACATTGCAAATTCTTCTTCTAGTTTGGTGCAGTTGAAAGAAATTAAGAAGCCAAATTTCTATATCCCCAGGTCTGTCTTCCACACTGAAAGGTATGGACATTGGAGTTTATATGATGAGAGGTTTCAAACAGATATTTTCCGAATCTGA
- the LOC114177738 gene encoding protein MULTIPOLAR SPINDLE 1 codes for MAEKEDARGNDESLKLAVAISLLRSKILKNGNDSGALSPSQSNALLRWKRKAKERKQEILKLREDVKNAQDASHCDLFPESAACKCYFFDNFGEVNPKHHGTGCDSRFSDVLRRRFLRQVRFKERRRKIGSPSSSQQRLSLGLIKEDEAEQLRASVDFLVDLCSSPSPVDDSKFANLAHQAVDFILVTLKNLLSTGRNHELVEGIVNSLVTRLIRQMCTSLAENGSQYTGTNAQFCVQHLIRKLGSEPYIGQRAILSVCQRLLVLAERLLFCDPFDDDFPEMHECMFIMIQLIEFLVVDYLLEWSKAEDFDNVLLEDWVTSIVQARKALELLERRNGLYALYMDRVAGELAKQLAGVSSFLKLKPDIINCLFR; via the exons ATGGCAGAGAAGGAAGATGCAAGAGGGAACGATGAATCGCTGAAGCTAGCGGTGGCGATATCACTTCTCAGATCGAAGATTCTGAAAAATGGAAACGATTCCGGTGCGCTATCTCCTTCGCAGTCTAACGCTCTTCTTCGTTGGAAGCGAAAG GCTAAAGAAAGAAAGCAAGAGATCCTGAAGCTCAGAGAAGATGTCAAGAACGCTCAAG ATGCTTCGCACTGCGATCTGTTTCCGGAGAGTGCTGCTTGCAAGTGCTATTTCTTCGACAATTTCGGAGAAGTAAACCCTAAGCATCACGGAACTGGTTGTGACAGTAGATTCAGCGATGTCCTTCGACGCAGATTTCTAAGACAAG TGCGATTCAAGGAAAGGAGGAGAAAAATAGGTTCTCCTTCTTCAAGTCAGCAGCGGCTTTCTTTAG GTTTAATCAAGGAGGATGAAGCAGAACAGCTTAGGGCCTCTGTTGATTTTCTCGTGGACCTGTGCAGCTCGCCATCACCT GTGGATGATTCCAAGTTTGCAAATCTAGCACATCAAGCTGTAGATTTTATATTAG TTACGTTGAAGAATCTTTTATCTACGGGAAGGAACCACGAACTTGTTGAAGGAATTGTCAACAGCCTAGTTACACGTTTGATTAGGCAGATGTGCACGTCCTTGGCAGAAAATG GGTCTCAATACACTGGCACCAATGCTCAATTTTGTGTTCAGCATTTGATCCGCAAACTTGGAAGCGAGCCTTATATTGGTCAGCGGGCAATTCTTTCAGTGTGTCAAAGACTTCTGGTGCTAGCAGAACGTTTGCTTTTCTGTGATCCTTTTGACGATGACTTTCCTGAAATGCATGAATGTATGTTTATAAT GATCCAGCTTATCGAGTTTTTGGTTGTGGATTACTTATTAGAGTGGTCAAAAGCTGAAGATTTTGACAACG TGCTCCTTGAAGATTGGGTGACATCAATTGTTCAGGCAAGAAAAGCATTAGAACTTCTAGAAAGAAGAAATGGACTATATGCGCTCTATATGGACCGAGTCGCAGGTGAATTAGCGAAACAACTTGCTGGTGTCTCATCATTTCTGAAGCTTAAACCGGATATAATTAATTGCCTTTTTCGCTAA
- the LOC114176770 gene encoding uncharacterized protein LOC114176770 isoform X1, whose protein sequence is MEFKFRDDGGNRSTSTTLLAHQRSLSTVPLVSGHHPLRGGFSGIIPAPPRMYPTPVPINSEEAIRQEIEREQIRREIEKEEIRREILAGERARRLELEEEVRRELASERALKMPIHRMEGITYGERGVSLTMIPGMTLHNSVNNNKLCGGPQPQLRPRLEIRQLYKQRPNETLTIKQSNAALSVAKCKEMVDDDLSGVKHKEVINVNLGGVKRKRETPFLLDDNHSGTSLEKKPKKDWGCALCQIVTTSEKGLNDHLQGKKHKVKEASFTRKKGKSTTTTLSLQKSNQCEKSDKVVVTMNSGLDARKNGETLQSDMNPAYKGKVEPIEKDLAVEKSQDLGGTDNENEATTTEKEVQKSNATMKKFSFYCAFCEVRTHSEIVMQSHKSGKKHLANIRKHNNPNSSAGGACDAANSENSE, encoded by the exons ATGGAATTCAAGTTTCGTGATGATGGCGGAAACCGAAGCACTAGCACAACACTGTTAGCGCACCAGCGCTCTCTCTCCACTGTCCCTCTGGTTTCCGGTCATCACCCATTACGAG GTGGTTTTTCAGGTATTATCCCGGCTCCTCCGAGAATGTACCCAACACCGGTGCCGATCAACTCCGAGGAAGCAATCCGGCAAGAGATTGAAAGGGAACAGATAAGGCGAGAGATAGAGAAAGAGGAAATAAGGAGAGAGATTCTCGCCGGCGAGAGGGCCCGGCGGTTGGAATTGGAGGAGGAGGTGAGGAGGGAACTGGCGTCGGAAAGAGCACTGAAAATGCCGATACACAGGATGGAAGGAATCACTTATGGTGAACGAGGAGTTTCCTTGACTATGATCCCAGGAATGACACTGCACAACTCTGTTAATAACAACAAATTATGTGGTGGACCACAACCCCAGTTACGTCCTAGACTTGAGATTAGACAGTTATATAAGCAGAGGCCAAATGAAACCTTAACTATTAAG CAGTCAAATGCTGCTCTTTCTGTTGCAAAGTGCAAAGAGATGGTAGATGATGATCTTTCTGGTGTGAAGCACAAAGAGGTGATAAATGTTAATCTTGGTGGTGTGAAACGAAAACGGGAGACACCTTTTCTGCTTGATGACAACCATTCTGGAACTAGCTTGGAGAAGAAACCCAAGAAGGATTGGGGTTGTGCATTATGTCAAATTGTTACCACAAGTGAAAAAGGCTTGAATGATCATCTTCAAGGGAAAAAGCACAAGGTTAAAGAAGCATCCTTTACTAGAAAAAAGGGTAAGAGCACCACAACAACGCTGTCATTACAGAAAAGTAACCAGTGTGAGAAATCTGATAAAGTGGTTGTTACCATGAATTCAGGGTTGGATGCAAGAAAGAATGGTGAAACACTTCAATCTGACATGAACCCTGCATACAAAGGTAAAGTGGAACCCATAGAAAAGGATTTGGCTGTGGAGAAAAGCCAAGATTTGGGTGGCAcagataatgaaaatgaagcAACAACCACTGAGAAAGAAGTTCAGAAAAGCAATGCTACAATGAAGAAGTTTAGTTTTTATTGTGCATTTTGTGAGGTTCGAACTCACTCAGAAATTGTGATGCAGAGTCATAAAAGTGGAAAGAAGCATCTGGCTAATATTAGAAAACATAATAACCCAAACAGTTCTGCTGGTGGTGCTTGTGATGCTGCAAATTCTGAGAATTCTGAGTAA